One window from the genome of Opisthocomus hoazin isolate bOpiHoa1 chromosome 11, bOpiHoa1.hap1, whole genome shotgun sequence encodes:
- the NPRL2 gene encoding GATOR1 complex protein NPRL2, giving the protein MGGRIECVFFSEFHPTLGPKITYQVPEDFISRELFDTIQVYVITKPELQNKLITVTAMEKKLIGCPVCIEHKKYSRNALLFNLGFVCDARAKACALEPIVKKLAGYLTTLELESGFISNEESKQKLVPIMTILLEELNAKGRCTLPIDESNTIHLKVIEQRPDPPIVQEYDVPVFTQDKDDFFNSQWDLTTQQILPYIDGFRHVQKISAEADVELNLVRIAVQNLLYYGVVTLVSILQYSNVYCTTPKVQDLVDDKCLQEECLSYVTKQGHKRASLRDVFQLYCGLSPGTTVRDLISRYTLQLQRVDERRLIQFGLMKGLIRRLQKYPVKVSRDERSHPARLYTGCHSYDEICCKTGMSYRELDERLENDPNIIVCWK; this is encoded by the exons ATGGGCGGCAGGATCGAGTGCGTCTTCTTCAGCGAGTTCCACCCCACGCTGGGGCCCAAGATCACCTACCAG GTCCCGGAGGACTTCATCTCCCGGGAGCTGTTCGACACCATCCAGGTGTACGTCATCACGAAGCCCGAGCTGCAGAACAAGCTGATCACCGT GACGGCCATGGAGAAGAAGCTGATCGGCTGCCCCGTCTGTATCGAGCACAAGAAGTACAGCCGAAACGCTCTGCTCTTCAACCTGGGCTTCGTGTGCGATGCCAGAGCCAAGGCCTGTGCGCTGGAGCCCATAGTGAAGAAGCTGGCTGGCTACCTCACCACCCTCGAG CTGGAAAGTGGCTTCATCTCCAATGAGGAGAGCAAACAGAAGCTGGTTCCCATCATGACCATCCTGCTGGAGGAGCTGAACGCCAAAGGAAGGTGCACCCTGCCCATAG ATGAGTCAAACACCATCCACCTGAAGGTGATCGAGCAGCGCCCGGACCCCCCCATCGTGCAGGAGTACGACGTCCCCGTCTTCACCCAGGACAAGGACGACTTCTTCAACTCCCAGTGGGACCTCACCACGCAGCAG ATCCTGCCCTACATCGACGGCTTTCGGCACGTGCAGAAGATTTCCGCAGAAGCCGACGTGGAGCTGAACTTGGTGCGCATTGCGGTGCAGAACCTGCT GTACTACGGGGTCGTCACGCTGGTCTCCATACTCCAG TACTCCAACGTCTACTGCACCACGCCGAAGGTCCAGgacctggtggatgacaagtgcCTCCAGGAGGAGTGTCTGTCCTACGTCACCAAGCAAG GGCACAAGCGAGCCAGCCTGAGGGACGTCTTCCAGCTCTACTGCGGGCTGAGCCCCGGCACCACGGTGCGAGACCTCATCTCCCGCTAcaccctgcagctgcagagagTGGATGAGAG GAGGCTCATCCAGTTTGGCCTGATGAAGGGCCTTATCCGGCGGCTCCAGAAATACCCGGTCAAGGTCTCGCGGGACGAGCGGAGCCACCCGGCCCGGCTGTACACGGGCTGCCACAGCTACGACGAGATCTGCTGCAAGACCG GCATGAGCTACAGGGAGCTGGACGAGCGCCTGGAGAACGACCCCAACATCATCGTGTGCTGGAAGTGA
- the CYB561D2 gene encoding transmembrane reductase CYB561D2 translates to MALTAETESRLYRSLRAAAGAAAHLVALGFPAAVAVLARPGSSLFSWHPLLMALAFSLLMTEALLMFSPETSLLRSFSRKAKVRAHWALQLLALLCALLGLGVISYNKHLNGKAHFGTWHGLTGLLAVLYAGGQCAGGLLLLYPKLAKNWTLAKLKLYHATSGLVGYLLGSASLMLGMCSLWFTASVTGGFWYLAMLCPLLTSLVIMNQVSNAYLYRKRSQH, encoded by the exons ATGGCCCTGACGGCCGAGACCGAGTCCCGCCTGTACCGGTCGCtgcgcgccgccgccggcgccgccgcccACCTCGTGGCGCTGGGCTTCCCCGCCGCCGTGGCCGTGCTGGCGCGGCCCGGGTCCA GCCTCTTCTCCTGGCACCCGCTGCTCATGGCGCTGGCG TTCTCGCTGCTGATGACAGAAGCCCTCCTGATGTTCTCCCCGGAGACCTCGCTGCTCCGGTCCTTTTCCCGCAAGGCCAAGGTGCGGGCGCACTGGGCGCTCCAGCTGCTCGCCCTCCTCTGCGCGCTCCTGGGGCTCGGTGTCATCAGCTACAACAAGCACCTCAACGGCAAGGCCCACTTCGGGACGTGGCACGGGCTGACGGGGCTGCTGGCCGTGCTGTACGCCGGCGGGCAGTGCGCCGGCGGGCTGCTCCTGCTCTACCCCAAGCTGGCGAAGAACTGGACGCTGGCCAAGCTCAAGCTGTACCACGCGACCTCGGGGCTGGTGGGCTACCTGCTGGGCAGCGCCAGCCTGATGCTGGGCATGTGCTCCCTGTGGTTCACCGCCTCGGTGACCGGCGGCTTCTGGTACCTCGCCATGCTGTGTCCCCTCCTCACCAGCCTGGTTATCATGAACCAGGTCAGCAACGCGTACCTGTACCGCAAGCGGAGCCAGCACTGA
- the TMEM115 gene encoding transmembrane protein 115, protein MRRYLPAARQHLVAALAGTSVVVKSLSAAVLLLYLLSFGVDTAYGLGVTPGYLLPPNFWVWTLLTQGLVEERAWGLAGSLAALGVAGRLLEPLWGALELLVFFTVVNVSVGLLGALAYFLTYVASFNFAYLFAVRIHGGLGFLGGVLVALKQTMGDSTVLKVPQVRVKAVPMLLLLLLALLRLAALVESNVLASYGFGLLSGWVYLRFYQRHSRGRGDMSDHFAFATFFPEILQPVVGLVANLVHGILVKVKVCRKTVKRYDVGAPSSITISLPGTDPQDAERRRQLALKALNERLKRVEDQSAWPSMEDDEEEAAAAKADSPLLPDPGVAGKGASQESSLITFQDAPSQL, encoded by the exons ATGCGGCGGTACCTGCCGGCGGCCCGGCAGCACTTGGTGGCGGCGCTGGCCGGCACCAGCGTGGTGGTGAAGTCTCTGAGCGCCGCCGTGCTGCTCCTCTACCTGCTCTCCTTCGGGGTGGACACGGCCTACGGCCTGGGGGTGACCCCCGGCTACCTGCTGCCCCCCAACTTCTGGGTGTGGACGCTGCTGACGCAGGGGCTGGTGGAGGAGCGGGCCTGGGGCCTGGCGGGCAGCCTGGCCGCGCTGGGGGTGGCCGGCCGGCTGCTGGAGCCGCTCTGGGGAGCCCTGGAGCTGCTGGTCTTCTTCACGGTGGTGAACGTGTcggtggggctgctgggggccctcgCCTACTTCCTCACCTACGTGGCCTCCTTCAACTTCGCCTACCTGTTCGCTGTCCGCATCCACGGCGGGCTGGGCTTCCTCGGGGGTGTCCTGGTGGCCCTCAAGCAGACGATGGGGGACAGCACCGTCCTGAAGGTGCCCCAGGTCAGGGTGAAGGCGGTCCCcatgctcctgctcctgctgctggccctgctgcggcTCGCCGCCCTCGTCGAGAGCAACGTGCTGGCCTCGTACGGCTTCGGGCTCCTCTCCGGCTGGGTCTATCTGCGTTTCTACCAGCGGCACAGTAGAGGCCGCGGAGACATGTCCGACCACTTTGCCTTCGCCACTTTCTTCCCCGAGATCCTGCAGCCCgtggtggggctggtggccaACCTGGTGCACGGCATCCTGGTGAAGGTGAAGGTCTGCCGCAAGACGGTCAAGCGCTACGACGTGGGCGCCCCGTCGTCCATCACCATCAGCCTGCCGGGGACAGACCCCCAGGACGCCGAGAGGAGAAG GCAGCTGGCCCTGAAGGCCCTGAACGAGCGGCTGAAGCGCGTGGAGGACCAGTCGGCCTGGCCTAGCATGGAGGACGACgaggaggaggcggcagcagCAAAGGCCGACAGCCCGCTGCTGCCCGACCCTGGCGTGGCCGGGAAGGGTGCCAGCCAGGAGTCCAGTCTCATCACCTTCCAGGATGCCCCGTCCCAGCTGTGA